A window of Campylobacter concisus genomic DNA:
TTGTGCCATCAGTGGCTTAGCATTTGGTGCAGACAAGGTCTATACGATCAAATTTGCTCACGTTGTTGCAGCTTCTACACCAAAGGGCAAAGCGGCTGACTTTTTTGCTAAACGTGCTGAGGAGCTAAGCGGCGGTAAACTAAAAGTTCAAGTCTTCCCATCAGCGCAGCTACTTGACGACGATAGAGTTTTTGGTGCGTTAAAGCTTGGTAATGTTCAAATGGCAGCTCCAAGTTTTTCTAAATTTACACCTATCGTGCCACAGTTTCAGCTATTTGACCTGCCTTTCATCTTTAAAGATGCAGAGCACCTTCATAAGGTCCAAGACGGCGAGGTCGGCGAGGAGCTAAAAGCCCTTGTTACAAAAAAAGGCTTTGTGGCGCTTGATTATTGGGATGCTGGATTTAAACATTTTAGCTCAAGCAAAAAGCCAGTTCTTGTACCAGAAGATGCAAAAGGACAAAAATTTAGAATCCAAAGCTCAAAGGTCCTTGAAGAACAAATTAAAGTAGTTGGTGGCAACCCACAAGTTTTACCATTTTCAGAGGTTTACTCTGCACTTCAACAAGGCGTAGTTGATGCGACTGAAAACCCGCTTTCAAATTTCTATAACTCAAAATTTCACGAAGTTCAAAGCTCGCTTACACTTTCAAGTCACGGATATTTGGGCTATTTAGTCGTTATGAGCGATAAATTTTGGAGTAAGCTACCAGATGATCTAAAAGCAAATGTAAAACAAGCTCTAAGCGAAGCAACAGCTTTCGAGAGAGAAGAGACAGCAAAAGAAGACGCTCACGTCATAGCTGAACTTGAAAAATACATCGCTGCTAGTAAAAAACTAGAAATTTATAAGATCGATGACGCACAAAAGGCCGAATGGCAAAAGGTTATGCAGTCAATCTATCCTAAATTTTACGATGTTATCGGTAAAGATCTCATAGAAAAGACTCTTGGGACAAAATAATGAATAGCTTTTTTAATGTCCTTGATATAGCGATAGCCTCACTAAATAAAACTATCGCAGTAGTTGGGCTCGCAAGTGGAACATTGCTAGCCTTTGCAAATGTTATGGCTAGATATTTTTTCGATAAAAGCTGGTCTTGGGCGAGCGAGCTATCAAACTATCTTTTTATCTGGTCGGCGTTTTTTGCCGCGGCATACGGCTTTAATAAGGGCATTCACGTCAGTGTAACTATTTTGGTGGAAAAATTTCCACCAGCCCTTGCAAAAGCGTGTTTAATCTTCTCTCATGTACTAACTACTGTATTTTTGTTATTTATCGCAGTCTATTCGATTGATTATCTACAAATTCTTCACGAGATCGAGCAGATGATAATAGACCTTGGCATACCTCAATGGGTCCCTATGGTAGTGCTTCCAATAGCCTTCGTTACAGCTAGCTACCGCTCAACCGAAAAAGCCATAAAAGTAGCTCTAACGCCTGCTGAAAACGTTGTGAGTAACGAGGCACATGAGCTAGCTCATGGTAGCGTAGTCAAAGATTAAGGAGAAAAAGATGACAATAGCATTTTTATTTATCCTACTTTTTGCACTAATGCTAATAGGCGTGCCTGTGGCTGTTTCACTGGGAACTAGCACCGTTTTAACGATGATATTTTTTACAGACATAGACATCGCTACGATCCCGCAGCTTATATTTGATGGTATCAATAAATTTTCGCTAATGGCAATACCGATGTTTATCTTGGCTGGAAATTTATTAAGTAAAGGCGGCTCAGCAAGACGTATCATCGACTTTGCAAAGTCTATGGTCGGACACTTGCCAGGTGGTTTGCCTATGAGTGCGATATTTGCCTGCATCATCTTTGCAGCGGTCTCTGGAAGCTCACCTGCGACGGTTGTAGCTATTGGCTCAATTATGTTTGCAGCGATAAAAGAGGCTGGCTATCCAAAAGAGTACGCAGTGGGTGGCATAACAACGGCTGGCTCGCTTGGAATTTTGATCCCGCCTTCAGTTGTTATGATAGTTTATGGTGTAACAGCTGAGGTAAGTATCGGCAAGCTCTTTATGGCTGGTGTTGTGCCTGGTCTTATGCTTGGCGCATTTATGCTTATTCAAACTTATATCGGGGCAAAAAAGCTTGGATTTAAAGCGACTAAGGCTGAGCCATTTAAAGTAAGAGTGCAGAAATTTGCCAAAGCATTTTGGGCTCTTTTGATCGTTGTAGTGGTCATCGGCGGAATTTATGGAGGCATTTTTACTCCAACTGAAGCTGCTGCGGCAAGCGCGGTCTATGCGCTATTTATCTCACTTTTTATCTATAGAGATATAAAGATAAAAGACCTTTGGGATATCTGCTTAGATTCAGCCCTTACAACAGCTATGATATTTTTTATCATCGCAAACGCCGTTGTTTTTGCATATTTGCTAACTAGCGAACAGATCCCTCAAGCGATCGCTTCGATGATACTTGATGCAAATATCGGTATGATAGGATTTTTGATATTTGTAAATATCTTGCTCTTTATCATGGGTCAGTTCATGGAGCCTTCAAGCGTTATCATGATCATGGTTCCACTCTTGCTTCCGATAGCTACGCAGCTTGGCATAGATCCGATACATTTTGGCATTATCTTAGTTGTAAATATGGAGATAGGTATGGTGACTCCGCCTGTTGGACTAAATTTATTTGTCGCAAGCGGTCTTACAAATATGAATCTAAAAGAGGTCATCATGGCATGCTTGCCTTGGACACTTACTTTGTTCTTTGGCCTTATCTTGGTTACTTATATACCACAAATTTCTCTTTGGTTGCCAAACATAATGTATGGACATTAAAATTTAGAGGCTCTTGCCTCTAAATTTATACTTTTGGGTCGTAATCTGCACTCATAACAATATTTTTACCACTTCGCTTACCAACATAAAGTAGATTATCAGCTTGTTTTATCATCTTTTCTAAGTTAAATTCTCCCGTACCATCATGAGCAACTAATCCAAAAGTCATAGTTGCGTTGATCTTTATGTTTTCAAACTCAACTATATTTTTACTCAAAGTCTCTCTAACACGTTCTACGATACTTACAGCTGCGTCTTTTTTTACGCCCAAGACGACTGCTAAAAATTCTTCTCCGCCAAATCTAGCTACTCTATCTTTATCTCTAAATGTGTTTTTAAATATGCCTGATAAGCTTCTTAAAACAGCATCTCCTGCGCCGTGTCCATAAGTGTCATTTATTTTTTTAAAGTTATCAATATCGCACATAACGATAGCAAAGTCCCTATTTTTATAAAGATCATTTTGGCTTAAAATTTTC
This region includes:
- a CDS encoding DctP family TRAP transporter solute-binding subunit, with translation MKFLQALLFTCAISGLAFGADKVYTIKFAHVVAASTPKGKAADFFAKRAEELSGGKLKVQVFPSAQLLDDDRVFGALKLGNVQMAAPSFSKFTPIVPQFQLFDLPFIFKDAEHLHKVQDGEVGEELKALVTKKGFVALDYWDAGFKHFSSSKKPVLVPEDAKGQKFRIQSSKVLEEQIKVVGGNPQVLPFSEVYSALQQGVVDATENPLSNFYNSKFHEVQSSLTLSSHGYLGYLVVMSDKFWSKLPDDLKANVKQALSEATAFEREETAKEDAHVIAELEKYIAASKKLEIYKIDDAQKAEWQKVMQSIYPKFYDVIGKDLIEKTLGTK
- a CDS encoding TRAP transporter large permease, whose product is MTIAFLFILLFALMLIGVPVAVSLGTSTVLTMIFFTDIDIATIPQLIFDGINKFSLMAIPMFILAGNLLSKGGSARRIIDFAKSMVGHLPGGLPMSAIFACIIFAAVSGSSPATVVAIGSIMFAAIKEAGYPKEYAVGGITTAGSLGILIPPSVVMIVYGVTAEVSIGKLFMAGVVPGLMLGAFMLIQTYIGAKKLGFKATKAEPFKVRVQKFAKAFWALLIVVVVIGGIYGGIFTPTEAAAASAVYALFISLFIYRDIKIKDLWDICLDSALTTAMIFFIIANAVVFAYLLTSEQIPQAIASMILDANIGMIGFLIFVNILLFIMGQFMEPSSVIMIMVPLLLPIATQLGIDPIHFGIILVVNMEIGMVTPPVGLNLFVASGLTNMNLKEVIMACLPWTLTLFFGLILVTYIPQISLWLPNIMYGH
- a CDS encoding TRAP transporter small permease, with product MNSFFNVLDIAIASLNKTIAVVGLASGTLLAFANVMARYFFDKSWSWASELSNYLFIWSAFFAAAYGFNKGIHVSVTILVEKFPPALAKACLIFSHVLTTVFLLFIAVYSIDYLQILHEIEQMIIDLGIPQWVPMVVLPIAFVTASYRSTEKAIKVALTPAENVVSNEAHELAHGSVVKD